A stretch of the Ascaphus truei isolate aAscTru1 chromosome 4, aAscTru1.hap1, whole genome shotgun sequence genome encodes the following:
- the DEGS1 gene encoding sphingolipid delta(4)-desaturase DES1 — protein MGNRVAREDFEWVYTEQPHADRRKEILAKYPEIKKLMKPDYNLIWIVTLMVITQLTAFYLVKDLEWKWLMFWTYAFGSCVSHSMTLAIHEISHNSAFGNGKPMWNRCFGIFANLPIGLPYSVSFKRYHMDHHRYLGGDGIDVDIPTKLEGWFFCTRLRKLVWIILQPLFYAIRPLCINPKPISKLEIINLVVQFSFDAVIYNFLGVKSMVYMLVGSILGLGLHPISGHFIAEHYMFLKGHETYSYYGPLNYLTFNVGYHNEHHDFPSVPGKNLPQVRKIAAEYYDVMPQYTSWVRVLYDFVMDDTLSPYSRMKRTLKGEIKEE, from the exons CTAAATATCCCGAGATCAAAAAACTCATGAAACCCGATTACAATTTGATCTGGATTGTTACGTTGATGGTAATCACCCAGCTGACCGCATTTTACCTGGTGAAAGACCTGGAGTGGAAGTGGCTCATGTTCTGGACATACGCATTTGGCAGCTGTGTCAGCCACTCCATGACCTTGGCCATTCACGAGATCTCGCACAACAGTGCGTTTGGTAACGGTAAACCCATGTGGAACCGCTGCTTCGGGATATTTGCCAACCTACCCATCGGACTCCCCTACTCTGTCTCCTTCAAGAGGTACCACATGGATCACCATCGCTACCTGGGAGGGGACGGCATTGACGTGGATATACCCACCAAGTTGGAGGGCTGGTTTTTCTGTACACGCTTGAGGAAGCTCGTATGGATCATCCTTCAGCCTCTTTTCTATGCCATCCGTCCCCTTTGCATCAACCCCAAGCCCATTTCTAAGCTGGAGATCATCAACTTGGTAGTGCAGTTCTCCTTCGACGCTGTTATTTATAACTTTTTGGGAGTGAAATCTATGGTTTACATGCTTGTGGGGTCCATACTCGGACTCGGATTGCACCCCATCTCAGGGCACTTCATAGCTGAACATTATATGTTCTTAAAGGGCCACGAGACGTACTCCTACTACGGGCCGCTGAACTACCTAACCTTTAATGTCGGCTACCACAATGAACATCATGACTTCCCCAGTGTCCCTGGCAAGAACCTGCCACAG GTGCGGAAAATCGCCGCTGAATATTACGACGTCATGCCGCAGTATACGTCGTGGGTTCGAGTGCTGTACGACTTTGTGATGGATGACACGCTCAGCCCGTACTCCCGCATGAAAAGGACACTGAAAGGCGAAATTAAAGAGGAGTAA